CGCACGGCGCGGGCGGTACGCTCGTCGAAGAGGCCGTTGACCGCACCGGGGTCGAAGCCCAGATCGTTGAGCATCCGCTGCATCTCCATCACGTCGGCCCCCCGGAAGGGCGGCTGACGCAGGTAGAGCAGGCGCCCCCCGGGCCGGTAGCCGGCCTCCACCAGCTCCCTCCAGGTCACCGGCCCCACCAGCCCGTCGGCCAGGATGCCCACCTTCTGCTGGAAGGCCCGGACCGCAAGCTCGGTCTCCTCCCGGAAGACGCCGTCGATGCCCCGGTTGCCGAGGTCGTAGCCCAGCGCCTGCAGGCGGGTCTGCAGGTCCACGACCTCCCGGCCCCGGTCTCCCCTCCTCAGCGTGCGCATCTCACACCCTGCCGTCGACACCCGACCCAACGAGGGAGCGCCGGGTGCCTCGGCATCCCGGCGCCCGCCCCGCTGGTTATGTGGTGCCTCTCGCGGACCGGTGAGGCTCTACTCCTCGACCACCCCCAGGATGTCGTCGGCGTCGAGGATCATGTAGTCGTCGCCGTTGAGGCTGATCTCGGTCCCCGAGTACTTGGCGAAGACGACGACGTCGCCCTCCTTGACCTTGATGTCCTCGGAGTCGCCCACCGCGATGACCTCGGCCGTCTGCGGCTTCTCCTTGGCGGTGTCGGGGAGCACGATGCCCGAGGCGGTCTTCTCCTCCCGCTCGACGAGCTTGACCAGCGCGCGTTCACCTAGAGGCTTGAACTTCATGCCGCATACCTCCTTCTGCCTGTCCTACCTTGCACTACCCCTTGGGCACCATAGTATACGGCCCGAGGATTTTCCGGTGCAGATTCTACCCCTACGGCACCGGCGGCGCAATCAGAGGTCCAGCTGCTCCATGAGCTGCTGCTTGGGCAGCGCCCCGACGGCCCGGCGGGTGATCTGACCGTTCTCGAACCGGGCGATGGTGGGGATGCTGGTCACGCTGTAGTTGAGCGTGGTGTTCTGGTTGTCGTCTACGTTGAGCTTGACGAACTTCACGTCCTCGCGAGACTCGGAGAGCTCCTCGAGCACCGGGGCCACCCGCTTGCACGGCGCGCACCACGGCGCCCAGAAGTCCACGATTACCGGCTTGTCGGAGTCGAGCACCTCGTTCTTGAAGGTGTCGTCGGTTACGTCCTTGACCGCCATGCGCCTCTCTTACCTCCGTCGCTTCGACGATGGGTCCGAACCCGGCTATTCTAACACCGACCGGGACTCTCCCTGCGCCCTGTTCGCCCCGGGCTGGAAGGAGACGGTCTCCACCCTGACCACCCCGGCCAGCTCCTCGGCCCGGCGCACGTCGAAGACCCCCGCCCCCAGGGTCTCGGCGTTGGCCGCGGCACAGCCGGCGGCGAGCCTGACCGCCTCCTGCGGCGCGTAGTGCCGGTGCAGCAGCCCGGCCAGGAGTCCGGCCAAATATGCGTCGCCGCTGCCGATGGTGGAGACCCGCTCCACCATCGGAGCCCGCGCCGAGAGCACCCCATCGCGGGTGGTCAGGTAGGAGTGCCCCTCGCGGGAGGTTATGCAGGCGTGCCGGGCCCCCATCTCCACCAGCCTCGCCAGCCCCCTCAGGTAGTCCTCCTCCTCTATGAAGTCGAAGCCGACCACGCTCTCGGCCTCGTGCTGGTTGGGGCTCACGAGCGAGGGACCGGCCTTGAGAGCGGCCTTGAGCACGGTGGGCGTGGAGTCGACCACGGTGTAGAGCCCCCGCTCCCGGGCCTCCTCCACCAGCTCGACGAGGAAGGCCTCCTCCATGTTGGGCGGGAGGCTCCCGGCGAAGACAACCGCGGTGGCGTACTCGAGCAGCTGCCCGAAATGCCGCCGGAACTCGGCCTGCTCCCCAGGCTCCACCTCGGGGCCGTACTCGTTGATCTCGGTCTGGGTCTGGCCCATGGGGTCTATGAGGGCGATGGAGGTGCGCGACTGCCCCTTTATCTCGATGAGGTCGAAGGGTATGGCCGCGGCGGAGAGCCCGTCGCGGATGGCGTCGCCGTTGCGCCCGCCGGCGAACCCGGTGGCGATAACCGGCACACCGAGCGCCCTGAGGCTCCGGGCCACGTTTATCCCCTTGCCTCCGGCCAGCACGGCGCTCTCCCGGGCCCGGTGCCTGTGCCCGAGAGAGAGGTTTGGTACCACGAGGGTCCGAGCGACGGCGGCGTTCAGGGTGACCGTCAGGATCATGTACTCACCCTCCCTCTTCCCCTCCTGCCTGCGGCTGATCCGAGAAGAAACCCTCAACTGTATACCACAGCTTCTCCCACAGCGAGGCCTCCTCGTAGCCCCGTGCCGCGACCAGCGGGGCGCTCCCCGCCCGCTCCCCGTCGACCCACACGACGATCCTCCCGAGCCGGTCCCCGCGCCGGGCGGCGCCGGGGAGCTCGTCGTCGACCTCCACCTCGCGCCGCACTTCGGAGCCGGGTCCAAGGAGCCCCTCCACGGACTCCCCGGCCACGAGCGGCACCCGCTCGCCCCGCCGGTAGGGCACCTCCACGCTGGCGTAGCGCTCGCCGCGGCGGACGAGCTCCCGGCGGTCGTAGGCCGAGAAGCCGTATTCGAGCAACTCCACCGAGGCGGCGAAGCGGTCCGCGCGGGCGTCGAGGACGACGGCCACGTACGACTCGTCACCCGACGCGGCCGAGGCGACGAGGCAGGGGCCGGCCTCCGGGGTGGTCCCGGTCTTTATCCCGGTGGCGGGCGGGTAGGTGAAGAGGAGCTCGTTGGTGTTGGCGAGGGGTATCTCGCGGTCTTGGGTCGAGATCACAGCGTACTCCGTCGCGACGATCTCCCGGAAGAGCGGGTACTGCATGGCCGCCCGGGACATCACCACGAGGTCCCGGGCGCTGGAGCGGTGCCCCCCATCGTCGAGCCCCACGGGGTTCCGGAAGCGGGTGTCCTCGAGCCCGAGCCGGCGGGCCACCCGGTTCATCTCTTCGACGAAGCGCTCCACGCTGCCTTCGCCGAGCGCCTCGGCGAGCGCGTAAGCCGCGTCGTCCCCGGAGGAGATGAGGGAGGCCATCAGCAGCTCCCGGACGCTCAGCACGTCTCCCGCCCGCAGCCCCACGTTGCTGTAGGGAGGGGCCGCGTAGGCGGCCGCCTCCGGCGAGACGACCACCTCCCGGTCGAGGTCGCCCTCCCGCAGGGCGACGAGGGCCAGCATGATCTTGGTCGTCGAGGCCATCGGGAGCCGCTCCCCGGCGTCGTGGGCGGCGAGCACTTCTCCGCTGCGCAGGTCCGCGAGCGCCCAGGCCTCGGCCCTCACTCCGGAGGGCTGAGCCCACGCCGCCGGCGCCGCCCAGAGCTGAGAGAGGAGCGGCGTGACGGCCGCGACGAGCGCGACGAGCAGGTGTTTCGGCAGCCAGGCTCTCTGAAGCACCGGGCACGGATTATACCGGCGGAGCGACGGGTCGCCGCCCCGCCGGTATAATCGGCCGCGTCATGCGGCCGGACGAGATCTCACAGAACCACCGATGAGGCGGCTGGTGGCGGTGCTGCTGGTGGTCGCCCTCGCGGCCGTCCTCTACCGGACCTTCGGGAGCGCGGAGACCGGCACCGGCACCCTCACCCTCCCGGAACCTGCCCCGACGGAGGGCGAGCGGGCTCCCACCTTCGAGGTGCACAGCGAGGAAGGCGGAACCTTCCGGCTGACGGAGAAGGGGATCTACGTCCTCACCTTCTGGAGCACCCTGAACCGGGGGTCGATGGAGGCCCGCCCGGCCTTCGAGGCGGTGGCCCGCCGCTACGGCGGCGAGGGCGTCAGGTTCGCCGCCGTCTACGTGAACAGCGCCCCCGATGACAGCAGCATCGCCTACACGGTGCTGCAGGACAGGACCGGAAGGCTCACCTCCCTGTACAACGTCAAGCGGGTGCCCCGGCTGTTCGTCATCGAGAACGGCACCATCAGGCTGGTCCAGAACGGTTACTACGAGGGGAACCGCCGGCAGCTGGAGCAGGTGCTGGAAGAGTCGCTGCGCCGGGAGGAGAACCGCGGTTGACCCCCTCCGCCGGGGGACGATAAACTTTCTCTTCAGCATGAGCCGGGAGAAAGCAGTGCAGGCGCTGGGCGTGCTGGTGGCCGTGGGGACGGTTCTGGTCGCCGTCTTCGGGCTGGCGCACCTGATCGGCGCCTAGAGAGCCCAAAACCCCGCTACACCTTCACTCCCGCCGTCCGCAGACGGTCTCTCATCCCGCGGGCGGCTTCCGCTGCGGCCTCCCGGTAGTCGCCGCCCCTCTCCTCGAAGGCGTAGAGTATCGCCCGGCTGCTCGCGATGAGCACCCCGCCGCCAGAGCCGCCGAGGAGCGCCCGCACCCCGGAGATCCCTCCCCCCTGCGCCCCGAAGCCGGGGGCAAGGAAGAGCGCACGCGGGAGCAGCTCGCGAACCCGTCGGCCCGCCTCGGGCCGGGTGACCCCGACCACCGCCCCGGCGTCCGGGTAGTCGCAACCCCGGACCTCGCCCAGATCCGCGACCAGCCGGGCGGCCAGCTCGGAGGCGGGAGGCTCCGAGGCCTCCTGGAAGGCTCCGGCCGAGGGATTGGAGGTCGCCACCAGCACGAAGACACCCCCACCGCGCCCCAGCCTCCGCGCCTCCTCCAGGAACGGGAGCACCGCATCGGCGCCCATGTACGGGTTGACCGTTACGCAGTGCGCCCCGTAGAGCCGCAGGTGGGCCTCGGCGTAGGCCGCGGCGGTCTCAGCGATGTCCCCCCGCTTGGCGTCGGCGATGACGGGTAGACCCATGTCGGCGGCCTCCCGGACGAGCTCCCCGTACGCCCGCATCCCCTCCGGTCCCAGCCGCTCGAAGTGGGCGAGCTGGATCTTCACCGCCGCGGCGTAGGGAACCACGGCCTCGAGGACGCTACGACAGAACTCCCGCACCGCTTCGTGCTTCTCCCGTTCCGCCCGCAACCCGGGCGGCAGACGGTCCGGGACCGGGTCCAGCCCGACCACGAGCGCGCTGCCCTTCCTGCGGGCCGCCTCTACGAGCGCCCGCATCCCGCGCGAAGAGAGAAGCCGCGCGGAGCGAGAGCGGCTCCTCCACGCGGCCGGCGCTCCGCGGACATCCGTCCGCGCTCTACCTTATGGCCTCCTTCAGGGAGTTCCCGGCGGTGAACTTCGGCACCTTGGAGGCCGGAATGTCTATCTTCTGCTTGGTCTGCGGGTTGATCCCCTGCCGGGCTTCGCGTTCCTGCACGTAGAACTTGCCGAAACCAGTGATCTGTACCGGCTCGCCCTTCTTGAGCGAATCCTTGACCACCTCGGCGAACGCGTCGAAGAACCGCTGGGCTTCGCTCTTGGAGCCGTTGGTCTTCTCGGCGATCTCCTGGATCAACTCAGACTTGTTCATCGGGTATCTGCCTCCTTTGTCGTGGACTCCTCTCCCACCCCCGGCAAGCCCTTCCGCGGACTATACCAGAGGCTGGTTTTTGCCTCAATTGACGGGTTTAGCTGCCCGAAGATCCTCCATCCTAAACAGAGCCCCGAACGGGAAACCCTCCAGCTCCCCTCCCCGATCCTCCCTCCGGTCGATCACCGCCACCACCCCGCCCACCTCCGCCCCGGCCTCCACCAGCCGCCGGGCCGCCCGCACGGCCTGGGTTCCGGTGGTGATGACGTCCTCTATGAGGGCGACCCGCTCCCCACGTTCGAGCCGCCCTTCGAGGCTGCGGGCGGTGCCGTGCCCCTTGACCTCCTTGCGCACTATGACGTAGGGCATACCGGTCCTGAGCGCAACCGCGACCACCAGCGGCACCGCCCCGAGCTCCACCCCGGCGAGCCGGTTCACGCCCGGCGGCAGGAGCTCCTCCAGCCCGGCGGCGATGTCCTGAAGCAGCCGCGGGTCGGTGGAGAAGAGGTACTTGTCCACGTACAGGCTGCTGCGCCGGCCGCTGGAGAGCACGAAATCCCCCTCCAGAAGCGCCGCCTCCCGGATGCGGGCCGCGAGCCGCTCCCTATCCACCTTCCTCCTCCCCGCGCTCCTCCAGCTCCCGCAGAGCCTCGTCGAACGGACCGAAGCTCATCCCGCCGAGCAGCTCCTCCAGGGCACGCTCCTCCTCCCCGGCCGCCCCGATCCCGGCCTCTATCCCGGCGTTGATCTCGCCGAGCAGCTCGACCGCACGCTCGAGGGCCTCCACGAGACCCTCGTCGGGCATCTCGTCCAGTGACTCGGCCAGCCGCTCGAGCTCCCCGACCCGTTCCTCGATCCTCTCTATGTCCGGCTCCTCGCCCACAAGCCGCGCACTATACACTATCTTTGCCCGTCGTCACGCCCTGCAGCCCGGCCGAGCCCGGCCCCGAGCAGCCCGACGACTACTAGCAGCACCAGCAACGGCAGCCCACCGCCGACGAGCAGCCCGTATCCGGACCTCAGCAGCACGAAGGCCGCAAGGGCCGCCCCGGCGACCAGCACCAGGACCGCCGCCACCAGCACCCCCAGCAACATCCCGGAGCGTCTCACCGGGTCACCCGGTCCACGGCCTTGAGCATCTCCCGCACCGCCTCCTCCGAGGCCCCGTCGGATATCGCCCGCTCCTCAATGAAGTCCTTGAGCAGCAACGCGTTTATCCTCCGCACCGCCGAGAAGACCGCGTTGGTCTGCTGGACCACCTCCGCGTAGGTGACGTCCTGCTCCTCCATCATCTTGACGATCCCCCGCACGTGGCCCTCGACGCTCTTGAGGCGTCGGATCACTTCTCTTTTGTTCTCCCTCTGCAAGAAGCCAGCTCCTCCAAGATCTCACGTATCACGGTGGCGTCGTGGAACGGCACGTCGCCCTCCGGCAGGTGCTGTACCCGCTCGTGCCCCTTGCCCGCCACGACCACCACATCCCCCTCTTCCGCCTCCCACAACGCCCGGCGGATGGCCTCCCGGCGGTCGAGGACCACCTCGGCCCGTCCGTCCTCCACCCCGGCGGCCACCTCCCGGGCTATCTTCGCGGGATCCTCCGAGTAGGCGTCGTCGGTGGTGATGAAGCTGCAATCGGCGAGCCGGGAGGCCACCCGACCCATGAGCGGCCGCTTGGCCCCGTCCCGCTCCCCGGCCGCCCCGAAGACGCAGATGACCCGCCCCGAACTTCCCCGCCGGGCCACCTCGCGGGCCACCCGCAGGACGGCCTCGAGCCCCACCTCGGTGTGGGCGTAATCCACGATCACCTCGAAACCCAACCCCCCGACCCGCTCGAAACGCCCCGGAACCTGCGGCATCCCGCGCAGCGCCCGGGCCACCACCTCCCCCTTCACCCCGAGCTCCAGGGCAAGCGCCGCGGCCCCGGCCGCGTTCTGCACGTTGTACTCCCCGAAGAGCGGCACCTCGAGCGCCAGCGCCTCCCCCCCGTGCCGCAAAGCGAACCGCATGCCCGCCCGCGAGGGGCGCACGTCCTCGATCTTGTAGTCAGCTCCCTCGGCGAAGCCGAAGGTCCTCACCCCCTCGACCTCGCCGGCGAGCCGTCGGCCCCACGCATCGTCGACGCCGACCAGCTTTGGCCCCTCGGCCCAGAGAAAGAGCCTCCGCTTGGTCCGGTAGTACTCCTCCATGGAGCCGTGGAGGTCCAGGTGATCCCGGCTCAGGTTGGTGAAGATGGCCCCCGCAAAACGCACCCCGGAGACCCGCCGCAGCGCGATCCCGTGCGATGAGACCTCCATCACCACCCGCCTCACCCCTCGCTCCCGCATCCCGGCGAGCTCGGCCTGCACCTCCGTAGCCTCCGGCGTCGTCCTGACCGCAGGACGACGCTCGTCCCCGGTGATCACCTCGGCGGTGGTCATCAGTCCGCAAGCCGCCTCCCCGAAGGCACCACCCAGCACCGCGTGAAGCGCATAGCAGGTGGTGGTCTTCCCGTTGGTCCCGGTCACCCCATAGACCTCCATCGCCCGCGAGGGATGCCCGTAGAACGCACAAGCCAGACCGGCAAGCGCCGCCCGGGCATCGGATACGACCGCAACCGGGGCCCCGGGCACCTCCCGCTCCGCGACCACCAGCACCGCCCCACGTCCGAGCGCCTCCGGCACGAACTCAACCCCGTCCCGCTTGAAGCCCGGCACCGCCACGAAAGCGAACCCCGGTCCCACCTCCCGCGAGTCGTGGGTGACCCCGCAGATCCCCCCCACGCCAGCGGGAACCCTCGCCCCGAGGATCCTCTCGAGTTCCTCACGCTCCACCTTCATGCCCGGTAGTGTAGCAAGCGGCGCACACGCCGCCGAAACACGCGCGAAACATCTCCGAAACGCTCCCGAAATAACCCGGAGAGAGCATCGGAGGGGCGCAAATCCGCTCGCGCAGGCACAAGATGGGGCAAAATCCCGGTGACTACCAACATGTGGTGTGTTAACCTACTCCAGTCGTTTTTTACAGACATTTCATACAGTTATTGTAATTGGTAGTGTCGACGACATAACGGGGGAGAGCAGATGGCGGCTGAGGACACCATGATGCTTGCGGACCGTGCCTACGAGCTTCTCAGCAAGGGCAGGAGTCAGGGTTTTCTCAGCGCGGAGGACGTGGCGGAGCTGGTAAGGGAGGAGGATCTCTCGCCCGACGAGGCGGAGGAGCTCTACGCCGCGCTTGAGGAGGAGGACATAACCCTCGTGGAGGAGGAGCTCGACGGCGCGCCGGAGGCGGCCCCGGGGCGTTCCGTCCGCGAGGGCGAGAACCCGGCCTCTCAGCTCGCCCACGCGGTGGCCACCGGGGACTCCATCAGGATGTACCTCGCCGAGATAGGCCGGGTACCGCTGCTAACCCACGCCGACGAGATCCGGCTGGCCAAGGCCATCTCGCGGGGCTGCAAGCGGTCCAAGGACAAGCTCGTGGAGGCCAATCTGCGGCTGGTGGTCTCCATCGCCAAGAAGTACCGCAACCGGGGGGTCTCCTTCCTCGACCTCATCCAGGAGGGCAACCTGGGGCTCATCCGGGCCGCCGAGAAGTTCGACTACCGCAAGGGCTTCAAGTTCTCCACGTACGCCACCTGGTGGATCAGGCAGGCCATAACCCGGGCCATAGCGGACAAGGGCAGGACCATCCGCATCCCCGTGCACATGGTGGAGAAGGTCAACAAGTACCATCGGACCCAGCGCCGGATGACCCAGGCGCTCGGCCGCGAGCCAACCGACGAGGAGGTGGCCGAGGAGCTCGGGGTGCCGGTGGAGGAGGTTCTGCGGCTGCAGGAGATCAGCCAGCGCTCCATCAGCCTGGAGACCCCGGTCGGCGACGACGACTCCTCCTCGCTCGGGGACTTCCTGGAGGACCCGGGCAGCGTCACCCCCACCGAGGCCGTCAGCGAGTCGCTGCTCAAGCTGCATCTGCGGGAGGCGCTCGACGAGCTGCCCGAGCGGGAGCGGCAGATCATCGAGATGCGGTTCGGGATGAAGGACGACAGGCCCCGAACCCTCGAGGAGGTCGGCCGCGAGTTCGACATCACCCGCGAGCGGGTGCGGCAGATCCAGATGAAGACCCTCAACCTGCTGCGCGAGCAGCGTCGCACCCAGAACCTGCGTGAGTACCTCCACTAGCGCCCGCGCAGAGGATCCCGAGGAACTCCACCGCTTCGTCTGCGAGATCGCCCGGCGAGCGGGGGAGCTGCAGCTCTCCCGCTACGACGATCCGGGCCGGGTCCGGGAGAAGGGCCCGAAGGACATCGTCACCGAGGTGGACCTGCTGTGCGAGGAGCTGCTGGTGGAGGCCATCCGGGAGCGCTACCCGCGCGATTCCATCCTGGCCGAGGAGCGCGGCGGGGAGATCTCCGAGACCGGCCGCACCTGGCTTCTGGACCCGGTGGACGGCACGGCCAACTTCTCCCGGGCGAACCCGCTCTTCTGCGCCTGCGTCTCCGTGGTCGAGGGCGGCACCGTGACGCACGCGGCGGTCGCCGCTCCCCGGCTCGGGGACCTCTACCATGCGAGGCTCGGCGGCGGTGCCTACCGGGACTCCGGGGGACGAAGCGAGCGGCTGCGCGTGAGCGAGACCGAAAGGCTCGAGGACTGTTTCGTGGGGGCGGACCTCTCCTTCGCCAAGCTCGGCAGAAGTCCCCACGCGGCGGGGCTCGAAGCGCTCCTCTCTGCCTGCTGGCAGTTCAGGGCGCTCGGCAGCGCTGGCATCCGGGGGGCCTGGCTCGCTGCGGGGTATCTGGACGTCTCGGTGGGCACCAACAACACCCTCTGGGACTACGCCACCACCGCCCTGCTGGCCGCCGAGGCCGGCGGCCGGGTTACCGACCTCTCCGGCGCCTCCTGGAACCTCTCCTCGGAGACCCTCGTCGCCACCAACGGGAGGGTGCACGAGGAGGTACTGGAGCGGCTCTCTGTGCGCCGCTAGTCCTCGAAGACCCAGCTGTCGAAGGCGTCGTCTCCCGGAAAGCCCTCCCCGGGCTGCTGGGGTGCCGGCTGCTGCGGGGCGGGGGTCGGCACCGGTGATGGTTGGGGAGCCGGCTGTTGCGGAGCGGGCGCCGGAGGCGGTTGCTGTTGAGGAGGCGTGCCCCGGTTGTTGTTGCGGGGCGGCGTGGAAGCGGTGCGTCCGCCGGGGGCACCATCCCGTTCGTTTCCGGAGGAGCCCCGGCCGAGCACCCCGTCCAGCAGGTCCTTGACAGGGTTCGTGGTCTCCCTTCCCGACGTCTCTTCGCCGGTGGTCTCCAGCAGGCCTGCGTTCTTTACCCGCAGGTCGAGGTTCGGGCTCGGAACGTCGAACTGCTGGACGGGGAAGTACCGGACGGCCCCCTGCATGTACAGCGACCATATATCCAGCGGGAAGTTCTCGCCGTTGATCTCGGAGTAGCCCCGGATGTTCACCATCGGGCGCCGCTCGCCCGGGTAGCCCACCCAGACGCTCGTGGCCAGCTGCGGGATGTAGCCGACGTACCATGCATCGGCGAACTCCTCCGTCGTGCCCGTCTTGCCCGCCGAGGGGCGGCCGATCTCGGCGTCCAGATCGTGGAACTGGCTCGCCGTCCCCCGCTCCACCACGGCCCGCAACGTGTCGGTCACCACCGCCGCCTCGTCCCGGCTCAGCACCCGCTCGCCCTGGGGCTCGTGCTCCTCCAGAACGACCTCCCGGCCGTCCTCCTCGGTGGTGACCCTCTCGATCAGGTAGGGCTCCATGTGCACCCCCCCGTTGGCGAACGTCGAGTAGGCCGAGGCCATCTCCAGCGGGCTCACACCCCTGCCGAGGCCACCGATGGCCGTCGAAGGGTAGGGCTCGAGCTCGCTCTTTATCCCCAGCTCGTGGGCCATCTCCACCACGTTCTCGAGCCCCAGGTCCATGGCGAGCTGCACGAAGACCGTGTTGTCCGACTGAGCGGTGGCCTCCTCCACCGTGATCGGACCGCGGAAGACGTCCGCGTAGTTGGAGACCTCGTAGTAGGGCTCGGGCGAGCCCGGAGGCATCGGGATGCGCAGCGGCCTGGAGACGTAGACGCTCTGCGGTGAGTAACCCTGATCCACCATCTCCGCTAGCACGAACGGCTTGAAGGAGCTGCCCGGCTGCCTGCGGGCCTGGGTGGCCAGATTGAACTTCAGCCGGTCGAAGTCCGAGCCACCGACCATCGCCCGTACGGCCCCGGTGTTCGGGTCGACGGAGACCAGGGCCGCCGAAGGGTCTCCGGCCTCCGGATTCACCACCGCCTCCACGGCGCGCGAGGCAAGCCCCTGCAGGTCGGAGTCGAGGGTGGTGTAGATCTTCAGCCCGCCCTCGTAGACCATCTCGTCGCCGTACTCCCGGGCGAGCTCCTTGCGTACGGCGTCGAGAAAGTACTCGTTGTCGTTGCGCGGTTCTATCCGGCCGCGGCTGAGCTCTATGGGAGCCCTGACCGCCTGGTCGTGCTCCTCCTTCGTTATGTAGCCGTACTGGAGCATCCTGTCCAGCACCACGTTGCGCCGTTTCTTGGCGCTCTGGGGATCGGTGAACGGGTCGTAGGCGCTCGGGAGGTTGATGATCCCGGCCAGGAGCGCAGACTCGGAGAGGGTGAGGTCCTCGGCGCTCTTGTCGAAGTAGGTTCTCGCCGCGGCCTCCGCTCCGTAGGCCCCCCGGCCGAAGTACACGGTGTTCAGGTACTGCTCCAGGATCTCCTTTTTCGAGTGCTCCTTCTCGTACTGCCAGGCGAGCGCCGCCTCGTTGATCTTGCGCTGGAAGCTAGGAACGGCGCGCTGCTCCTGGGCTATGTAGGTGTTCTTTATGAGCTGCTGGGTGATGGTGGAGCCGCCCTCGCGGATGGACATGGTGGCGATGTTGGTCCGGGCGGCGCGCAGGATGGCCCGGAAGTCCACTCCCCGGTGCTGGTAGAAACGGTGGTCCTCGATGGCGACCACCGCGTTCTGCAGGGTCGGGGCTATCTCGTCGAGCTCCACCACGAAGCGGTTCTGTACCCCGTAGAGCTGGTCGACGACGTTGCCCTCGGCGTCGTAGACGACGGAGGTCTGGGCCAGCTCAACGGAACGGTAGTCGTCGAGGTCGGGAAGGTCGTCGGCCAGAGCGTAGTAGGCGTAGGAGAAGCTGGCCAGAAGCCCCGCGACACCGAGCGCAGCCATCCCCGTCACGACCAGCAGAACGACCCTGAGCCGCCCCCAGAGGCCAGACCTCTTGCGCATCCGCCGGCGCCGCCGGCTCATCCTGACGAGGCTCCCGCTATGCATGGAACGGCTATTATATCAGCGTGGTTTCGAAGTCCCCGCCCGACAAGAGGAGGTTGTGCCATAGACCGCAGCGAGATACCGGCGCTGGATGGAAACGACTACGCGTACCTGAACAGCGGGGCGAGCGGTCCCCCGACCCGGCGGGTCCTCAAAGCGGCGCGCGCAGCCGAGGAGCTGTGTTGCGGGCCGGCTTACCTGGAGGGGCCGGGCTTCTTCGCCCGCTGCGCGGCCTTCGTCGAGCGGGCCCGCGAGGCGGCGGCCCACCT
The Rubrobacter xylanophilus genome window above contains:
- a CDS encoding transglycosylase domain-containing protein, whose amino-acid sequence is MHSGSLVRMSRRRRRMRKRSGLWGRLRVVLLVVTGMAALGVAGLLASFSYAYYALADDLPDLDDYRSVELAQTSVVYDAEGNVVDQLYGVQNRFVVELDEIAPTLQNAVVAIEDHRFYQHRGVDFRAILRAARTNIATMSIREGGSTITQQLIKNTYIAQEQRAVPSFQRKINEAALAWQYEKEHSKKEILEQYLNTVYFGRGAYGAEAAARTYFDKSAEDLTLSESALLAGIINLPSAYDPFTDPQSAKKRRNVVLDRMLQYGYITKEEHDQAVRAPIELSRGRIEPRNDNEYFLDAVRKELAREYGDEMVYEGGLKIYTTLDSDLQGLASRAVEAVVNPEAGDPSAALVSVDPNTGAVRAMVGGSDFDRLKFNLATQARRQPGSSFKPFVLAEMVDQGYSPQSVYVSRPLRIPMPPGSPEPYYEVSNYADVFRGPITVEEATAQSDNTVFVQLAMDLGLENVVEMAHELGIKSELEPYPSTAIGGLGRGVSPLEMASAYSTFANGGVHMEPYLIERVTTEEDGREVVLEEHEPQGERVLSRDEAAVVTDTLRAVVERGTASQFHDLDAEIGRPSAGKTGTTEEFADAWYVGYIPQLATSVWVGYPGERRPMVNIRGYSEINGENFPLDIWSLYMQGAVRYFPVQQFDVPSPNLDLRVKNAGLLETTGEETSGRETTNPVKDLLDGVLGRGSSGNERDGAPGGRTASTPPRNNNRGTPPQQQPPPAPAPQQPAPQPSPVPTPAPQQPAPQQPGEGFPGDDAFDSWVFED
- a CDS encoding sigma-70 family RNA polymerase sigma factor gives rise to the protein MAAEDTMMLADRAYELLSKGRSQGFLSAEDVAELVREEDLSPDEAEELYAALEEEDITLVEEELDGAPEAAPGRSVREGENPASQLAHAVATGDSIRMYLAEIGRVPLLTHADEIRLAKAISRGCKRSKDKLVEANLRLVVSIAKKYRNRGVSFLDLIQEGNLGLIRAAEKFDYRKGFKFSTYATWWIRQAITRAIADKGRTIRIPVHMVEKVNKYHRTQRRMTQALGREPTDEEVAEELGVPVEEVLRLQEISQRSISLETPVGDDDSSSLGDFLEDPGSVTPTEAVSESLLKLHLREALDELPERERQIIEMRFGMKDDRPRTLEEVGREFDITRERVRQIQMKTLNLLREQRRTQNLREYLH
- a CDS encoding inositol monophosphatase family protein, which produces MSTSTSARAEDPEELHRFVCEIARRAGELQLSRYDDPGRVREKGPKDIVTEVDLLCEELLVEAIRERYPRDSILAEERGGEISETGRTWLLDPVDGTANFSRANPLFCACVSVVEGGTVTHAAVAAPRLGDLYHARLGGGAYRDSGGRSERLRVSETERLEDCFVGADLSFAKLGRSPHAAGLEALLSACWQFRALGSAGIRGAWLAAGYLDVSVGTNNTLWDYATTALLAAEAGGRVTDLSGASWNLSSETLVATNGRVHEEVLERLSVRR